The proteins below come from a single Leptospira bourretii genomic window:
- the recD gene encoding exodeoxyribonuclease V subunit alpha, producing the protein MKQTDSSYLEMAKEIIHCFPHLSDEHTELISNLIEATQNGDLFLSITDQKSITNFENRFPFYLESIGKESRLFFQKTYKEKRQFEKNINALVSNLSNEEIKAQKKTTEIESIISHLETNFQNPLAREQKQAVIESATSSFRIVAGGPGTGKTTVVSFILKVLDEIKSLPNPKRIALVAPTGRAAQRLTESIQKNLSFFPNTKELVSSLRGQTIHNLLKIFPNITKPYYGEKRYLPYDLIIMDETSMVDIEVMNLLLQSIGETTKLILLGDPNQLPSVGQGEVLSDLLIEFKKQGKFVSELKTNHRSSNTSKFSQFAELVKNSFDHPDRKENFPNPDVLEYNQIADEADFIWLQKEKSNKEDDVSFKDWKQNDLIHFLWTDFFLQTAVKSTALDWKKEDLTLKQNKEILDGLISEYRCLTILRNGFFGIESIHNRILDLAKKHLTSFHSNSQKIEYRHLAKSFYFEGMPIIIKRNDQIRKLFNGDIGLVLKIDSELRAVFPIENRLYSFALDTLPEHEPAFFLTIHKSQGSEYNTILLYLPPISSYQSEDLNEIPILNRRILYTAITRAKKKVILMGDHSTWNLGLETFRKRNAGFTLT; encoded by the coding sequence ATGAAACAAACTGACTCTTCTTATTTGGAAATGGCGAAAGAGATCATCCATTGTTTTCCTCACCTCTCAGATGAACATACAGAACTAATATCAAACTTAATCGAAGCAACACAAAATGGAGATCTTTTTCTTTCGATTACAGACCAAAAATCCATAACAAATTTCGAAAATAGATTTCCTTTTTATTTAGAATCGATTGGAAAAGAGTCTAGGTTATTCTTTCAAAAAACATATAAAGAAAAAAGACAATTTGAAAAAAATATTAACGCCTTAGTTTCAAACCTATCAAATGAGGAAATAAAAGCACAAAAAAAAACAACAGAAATTGAATCCATCATCTCTCATTTAGAAACGAACTTTCAAAATCCACTCGCAAGAGAACAAAAACAAGCTGTAATTGAATCAGCCACTTCTTCTTTTCGAATTGTTGCAGGTGGACCAGGGACAGGAAAAACAACTGTAGTTTCCTTCATCTTAAAGGTGTTGGATGAAATTAAGAGCCTACCAAATCCGAAGCGAATAGCACTTGTAGCACCCACGGGGCGAGCCGCACAAAGGCTTACCGAATCCATTCAAAAAAATTTAAGTTTTTTCCCAAATACAAAAGAACTTGTTTCTTCGCTTCGAGGGCAAACTATCCATAACTTATTAAAAATCTTCCCCAATATCACCAAACCATATTACGGAGAAAAAAGATACTTACCCTACGATTTAATCATTATGGATGAAACTTCTATGGTGGACATAGAAGTAATGAATTTACTTCTACAATCAATCGGGGAAACAACCAAATTAATTTTATTAGGTGATCCAAACCAATTGCCTTCAGTAGGACAAGGGGAAGTATTATCAGACCTTCTGATTGAATTCAAAAAACAAGGAAAATTTGTATCAGAATTAAAGACAAATCATAGATCATCTAACACTTCCAAGTTCAGTCAATTTGCAGAATTGGTAAAAAATTCATTTGATCATCCTGACAGAAAAGAAAATTTTCCAAACCCAGATGTATTAGAATACAACCAAATCGCAGATGAAGCAGATTTTATTTGGTTACAAAAAGAAAAATCGAACAAAGAAGACGACGTTTCATTTAAAGATTGGAAACAAAATGACCTCATCCATTTTTTATGGACAGACTTCTTTTTACAGACAGCCGTCAAGTCCACTGCCTTAGATTGGAAAAAAGAAGATTTAACCTTAAAACAAAACAAGGAAATCTTAGATGGACTAATATCGGAATATCGGTGTTTGACAATTTTAAGGAACGGTTTTTTTGGGATCGAATCGATTCACAACCGAATCCTTGATTTAGCAAAAAAACATTTAACCTCCTTCCATTCTAATTCACAAAAGATCGAATACCGCCACTTAGCAAAATCATTTTACTTCGAAGGAATGCCAATCATCATCAAAAGAAATGATCAGATCCGAAAACTTTTTAATGGAGACATTGGACTCGTATTAAAAATTGATTCTGAATTAAGGGCGGTTTTCCCCATTGAAAATCGTCTGTATTCTTTTGCTTTGGACACTCTACCTGAACATGAGCCTGCTTTTTTCCTGACTATTCATAAAAGCCAAGGTTCAGAATACAATACCATCCTACTCTACTTGCCACCCATTTCCTCTTACCAATCAGAAGATCTAAATGAAATTCCGATCCTCAACCGAAGAATTTTATACACTGCAATAACCAGAGCAAAAAAGAAAGTAATCCTAATGGGAGATCATTCTACTTGGAACTTAGGTTTAGAAACATTTCGAAAACGAAACGCAGGTTTTACTTTAACCTAA
- a CDS encoding UvrD-helicase domain-containing protein, translating into MDHPLLQKPKFIEASAGTGKTYLIMEMLGDIMKHDVENNILENRILNTLILTFTEKAAGELKARLKAKILELSDNGNKPGFYRYLRDLDQVTISTIHGFCNMVLKEYPIETQNNPNVRLVSTDEIINKNFYLLKRNHWGGKKSDQLAKELIESKTLENEESITIAVSKILSNTKNYHFPKAITIDSILGSSNIEIIVTSLTQIIDSLRGPVGQSIQTQGNKVTIEKWMENWLLFESFLSAIKSKDPELLKIELQRIVGLKRSSEGATYQGFAYFLLVGKTVAKNLDAEALQLQSNIEAVISLLEETFPIDQIDMNGVWFLQETALQLVEDTKQQLKTGESLTYDQMILKVHETLVKVPNHTLIQSLKERYQVCILDEFQDTDKNQYQIFKSLFVDPKDKTRMLFCIGDPKQSIYGFRGADIGIYLEAASDFDNSKGSLTTNYRSTKEIINGLNLLFHNQEKDLGQTNFFPIEEPGSKKEDYQYHPVSYPEPSEIKYQYIDPNEFGIHVIQYQENIQNVSSAKNIWAESIKNEILSFQQNEQTLSYRKKGTVAVQKVKLKDIAVLCGSKKDTELIERTLSKAGIPCSIYKQRGIFQSREAEQIENLLECLEESNSSRSYKRILFSDLFGVKPEDLPRYNEHSIDSYEKSLMDVWLKLIRDNRYATFFRSVMDETKVLWNHDLKNLEWERKRTNYRQIFQRLLEFQIRSNANLTELLAELRKLKQTKSSPEEEPLYDRETEDDAVQILTIHASKGLEWPIVFLYYFGTRAQSISNYEYPTLIEENKKNERKWILSLWDSKIGKQNEFKHFLNEQKRLLYVALTRPNLRLYLPKLSWGKDSFQKSGYGNILFNELQRIQDTLSELPNSQNSFQFRNQTRSDFIRIKNTTTEVIENKKKKTKPVVLPIEVKAGRILLQHSYTSLQSSQTHPIKQNNETPKEIEEPLESEPYQTKSKLPSSSKVGNFLHRILELCEFSIFDLEVEKISKHPSWIWAYSQSFRQYPIQLHQTPAESLEKNVLDLLKQAMTAEITLADGSTFCLSHLKPEEKSSELKFHLYVQKMLEKSGTPLAPGFENYLKGAIDLVFCKDGKYYIADYKSNLLPNDLYDTTAVTAAVVEKGYMIQKSVYALILFDYLSSLYGEALALDRFGGVYYLFLRGMGTFQNAGIYSDLKTSENQWTLETFGKIRNEILSYIQEASVSLEKHYL; encoded by the coding sequence ATGGATCATCCCCTACTTCAAAAACCAAAATTCATAGAAGCTTCCGCCGGAACGGGCAAAACTTATCTCATCATGGAAATGTTAGGCGACATCATGAAACATGATGTAGAAAATAACATCTTAGAAAATAGAATCTTAAATACATTGATTCTCACTTTTACAGAAAAAGCTGCGGGAGAGCTAAAGGCAAGACTCAAAGCAAAAATATTAGAACTATCAGATAATGGGAACAAACCAGGTTTTTATCGGTACTTACGTGACTTAGACCAAGTAACAATCTCAACCATTCACGGATTTTGTAATATGGTCTTAAAGGAATACCCAATTGAAACCCAAAACAATCCAAACGTTCGTTTGGTGAGTACAGATGAAATCATAAACAAAAATTTTTATCTTTTGAAACGAAATCATTGGGGCGGAAAAAAATCAGACCAATTGGCAAAAGAGCTAATTGAATCTAAAACTTTAGAGAACGAAGAGAGTATTACGATCGCTGTATCAAAAATTCTTTCCAATACAAAAAATTACCACTTCCCGAAAGCAATAACAATAGATTCTATCCTTGGTTCATCAAACATTGAAATAATTGTCACTTCCCTAACCCAAATCATTGATTCCTTGCGAGGCCCTGTCGGTCAATCCATCCAAACCCAAGGTAACAAAGTTACCATTGAAAAATGGATGGAAAACTGGCTTTTATTTGAAAGTTTTCTCTCTGCTATCAAATCAAAGGATCCTGAACTTCTCAAAATAGAATTACAACGAATTGTTGGATTAAAAAGAAGTTCCGAGGGAGCAACCTACCAAGGATTCGCCTATTTTTTATTAGTCGGCAAAACAGTTGCAAAAAATTTGGATGCGGAGGCTTTACAACTCCAATCTAACATAGAAGCTGTAATTTCTTTGTTAGAAGAAACATTCCCTATCGATCAAATCGATATGAATGGAGTATGGTTTCTGCAAGAAACAGCGCTCCAATTAGTGGAAGATACAAAACAACAATTAAAAACGGGTGAATCTTTAACTTACGATCAAATGATTTTAAAAGTTCACGAGACTCTTGTGAAAGTCCCAAACCATACTTTGATCCAATCATTAAAAGAACGATACCAAGTTTGTATCCTAGATGAATTCCAAGACACTGACAAAAACCAATACCAAATTTTTAAATCTCTTTTTGTAGACCCAAAAGACAAAACAAGAATGTTATTTTGTATTGGAGATCCAAAACAAAGTATTTATGGGTTTCGTGGAGCTGATATTGGGATTTACTTAGAAGCAGCATCGGATTTTGACAATTCCAAAGGGAGTCTAACTACAAATTATCGATCCACCAAAGAAATCATCAATGGCTTAAATCTACTTTTCCATAACCAAGAGAAAGATTTGGGGCAAACTAACTTTTTCCCAATTGAGGAACCAGGGTCAAAAAAAGAAGATTACCAATACCATCCAGTATCTTATCCAGAACCTTCGGAAATAAAATACCAGTACATTGATCCGAATGAATTTGGTATCCATGTGATCCAATACCAAGAAAACATTCAGAACGTTAGCTCAGCGAAAAATATTTGGGCTGAGTCAATCAAAAACGAAATCCTATCCTTCCAACAAAATGAACAAACTCTATCCTATAGAAAAAAAGGAACTGTTGCCGTTCAAAAAGTTAAATTGAAAGATATAGCTGTGTTATGTGGCAGCAAAAAAGACACAGAATTAATTGAAAGAACTCTTTCGAAAGCTGGAATCCCCTGCTCTATCTACAAACAAAGAGGGATTTTCCAGTCAAGAGAAGCGGAACAAATTGAAAATCTATTAGAGTGTCTAGAAGAATCAAATAGTTCCCGCTCTTATAAACGAATTTTATTCTCCGATCTTTTTGGTGTAAAACCTGAAGACCTGCCACGATACAACGAACATTCAATTGATTCCTATGAAAAATCCCTAATGGATGTTTGGTTAAAACTCATTCGGGACAACCGGTATGCTACTTTTTTTCGTTCTGTGATGGATGAAACAAAAGTTCTTTGGAATCATGATTTAAAGAACTTAGAATGGGAAAGAAAACGAACCAATTACAGACAAATTTTTCAAAGATTATTAGAATTTCAAATCAGATCCAACGCAAACCTGACTGAATTACTGGCTGAACTGAGAAAACTCAAACAAACCAAATCTTCACCAGAGGAAGAACCACTATATGACCGCGAAACAGAAGACGATGCCGTTCAAATCCTAACCATTCACGCCTCCAAAGGATTGGAATGGCCCATTGTTTTTTTATATTATTTTGGAACCAGAGCACAAAGTATTTCAAATTACGAATACCCTACCCTAATCGAAGAAAACAAAAAAAACGAAAGAAAGTGGATACTGAGTCTCTGGGATTCAAAAATTGGAAAACAAAATGAATTCAAACATTTTCTAAACGAACAAAAACGATTACTATACGTCGCCTTAACAAGACCTAACCTTAGATTATATCTACCAAAGTTATCTTGGGGAAAAGATTCTTTTCAAAAATCAGGATATGGAAATATTTTATTCAACGAACTGCAAAGGATTCAGGATACACTTTCAGAACTTCCTAACTCTCAAAATAGTTTTCAATTTCGAAATCAAACTCGTTCTGATTTTATTAGAATAAAAAATACGACAACAGAAGTAATCGAAAACAAAAAAAAGAAAACAAAGCCAGTTGTTCTTCCTATTGAAGTCAAAGCAGGAAGAATTTTATTGCAACATAGTTATACAAGCTTACAAAGCTCTCAAACTCATCCGATAAAACAAAACAATGAAACTCCAAAAGAAATCGAAGAACCTCTCGAATCGGAACCCTATCAAACAAAATCTAAACTTCCTTCCAGTTCCAAAGTTGGAAATTTTTTACATCGTATACTTGAGTTATGTGAATTTTCAATTTTTGATTTAGAAGTAGAAAAAATTTCCAAACACCCTTCATGGATCTGGGCATACTCACAATCCTTTCGCCAATATCCGATTCAATTACATCAAACACCGGCTGAATCTTTAGAAAAAAATGTTTTGGATCTTTTAAAACAAGCAATGACTGCAGAAATCACTTTGGCGGATGGATCAACTTTTTGTTTGAGTCATTTAAAACCAGAAGAAAAATCTTCCGAATTAAAATTTCATTTGTATGTCCAAAAAATGTTAGAAAAATCCGGAACTCCGTTGGCTCCGGGATTTGAAAATTACCTCAAAGGTGCCATCGACTTGGTGTTTTGTAAAGATGGGAAGTACTACATTGCAGATTACAAATCAAATCTTTTGCCAAATGATCTTTATGATACCACTGCGGTCACAGCAGCCGTGGTTGAAAAAGGATACATGATCCAAAAATCGGTTTACGCCCTCATCCTTTTTGACTACCTATCTTCTCTTTATGGAGAGGCGCTAGCTTTAGATCGTTTTGGAGGAGTTTACTATTTATTTTTACGCGGTATGGGCACTTTCCAAAATGCAGGGATCTATTCTGATCTCAAAACCTCAGAAAACCAATGGACTTTAGAAACATTCGGTAAAATTCGAAATGAAATCTTGTCTTACATCCAAGAAGCATCTGTTAGTTTGGAGAAACACTATTTATGA
- a CDS encoding nucleoside 2-deoxyribosyltransferase: MQTIYLAGPEVFLPNALEVLANAKKLCERFGFDALTPFDGEVTDQVKLAKANQIFKENILLIQKSDLVIANCNPFRGACVDDGTAFEIGYAYGKGKRVFGYLKDNRSLPEIVMSKISTNQHDSGYAIDQDGYLLNEDFGNSINLMLEFSILDSGGSLVLGNLETVLKLIKL; the protein is encoded by the coding sequence ATGCAAACAATCTATCTTGCGGGACCCGAAGTTTTTTTACCAAATGCTTTGGAGGTTCTTGCAAATGCAAAAAAACTTTGTGAGAGATTTGGATTTGATGCTCTCACTCCTTTCGATGGTGAAGTGACAGATCAAGTCAAACTTGCCAAAGCTAATCAGATTTTTAAAGAAAATATTTTACTGATTCAAAAATCGGATCTTGTAATCGCCAATTGTAATCCATTTCGAGGCGCCTGTGTTGATGATGGAACTGCTTTCGAAATTGGATACGCATATGGAAAAGGGAAACGGGTTTTTGGTTATCTAAAGGATAATCGAAGTTTACCGGAAATCGTAATGTCCAAAATTTCAACCAATCAACATGATTCTGGTTATGCGATCGACCAAGACGGATATTTGCTAAATGAAGACTTTGGTAACAGCATAAACTTAATGTTAGAATTCTCTATCTTAGATTCAGGCGGAAGTTTGGTTCTTGGAAATTTGGAGACTGTGTTGAAATTAATCAAACTTTAG